One Manihot esculenta cultivar AM560-2 chromosome 18, M.esculenta_v8, whole genome shotgun sequence genomic window carries:
- the LOC110606312 gene encoding membrane-bound transcription factor site-2 protease homolog isoform X5, translating to MLYLFCFMDNVKILMLFLLLILSVQVYALRLSLADASYLLLSTLISISVHEFGHALAAASEGIQVEYIAIFVAVLFPGALVAFNYELLQILERFAALRLYCAGIWHNAVCCAACGLVLFLLPLILCPFYMHGNRPMVFDVPSTSPLSGYLSPGDVIMSLDGKHIHNEQEWMEMTSVIHERALQHSNHSENSIGFAMIHNRKGYCVPTSLIEESKKIHLVYNQSSCPDDLTEFVAIQCYGSSKLDDVSNGDDHLNKRESRLCLKATDVVKLNKCSDGWVTEITNGSSCICSQDETCLSPVELPGLIWAEITYSSPYSPECLQVGRKSFPHSETADFTEDNCGGTFVFVGDVISMAHSIHLTSYQPRWAFGWSAYIPKVLEKSLIFTFQVSLTLALLNSLPVYFLDGESILEAALCHFTLLGPRKRAEFLRACLLGGTIICVLAFVRIFFFNFL from the exons ATGTTGTACTTATtttgttttatggacaatgtgaaAATACTGATGCTGTTTCtgcttctgattctttctgtgCAGGTCTATGCATTAAGACTTTCACTTGCTGATGCTTCTTATTTATTGCTTTCTACTTTGATATCAATATCTGTGCATGAATTTGGGCACGCCCTTGCTGCTGCAAG TGAGGGCATACAAGTGGAATACATAGCCATTTTTGTTGCAGTTCTTTTTCCTGGCGCTCTGGTGGCTTTCAATTATGAATTGCTGCAGATTTTAGAGCGGTTTGCTGCTCTTCGTCTGTACTGTGCTGGCATTTGGCATAATGCTGTG TGTTGTGCAGCTTGTGGATTGGTGTTATTTCTTCTACCCTTGATCTTGTGTCCTTTCTACATGCATGGCAATAGACCCATG GTTTTTGATGTGCCTTCTACTTCTCCTTTGTCGGGTTATTTGTCTCCTGGTGACGTGATCATGTCGTTGGATGGTAAACACATTCACAATGAACAAGAATGGATGGAGATGACTTCCGTAATACATGAACGAGCACTTCAACATTCAAATCATTCAGAAAATTCCATAGGTTTTGCCATGATCCACAACAGAAAGGGTTATTGTGTTCCTACTTCTCTGAttgaagaaagcaagaagattcATTTGGTATATAATCAATCATCTTGTCCTGATGACCTTACTGAATTTGTAGCCATTCAATGCTATGGTTCCAGTAAATTAGATGATGTGAGCAATGGAGACGATCATCTGAACAAAAGAGAGAGTAGGCTTTGCTTGAAGGCTACTGATGTTGTCAAACTTAATAAATGTAGTGATGGATGGGTTACAGAAATAACCAATGGAAGCAGCTGCATATGTTCGCAG GATGAAACTTGTTTAAGCCCTGTCGAGTTACCTGGGTTAATATGGGCTGAGATAACCTATTCAAGCCCTTATTCTCCAGAATGCTTGCAAGTTGGAAGGAAATCTTTTCCACACTCAGAAACTGCAGACTTCACTGAAGATAACTGTGGTGGGACTTTTGTCTTCGTTGGTGATGTGATCTCCATGGCGCACTCCATTCACTTAACTTCTTATCAACCACGTTGGGCTTTTGGTTGGAGTGCATATATTCCCAAAGTACTTGAAAAGAGCTTAATATTCACATTTCAAGTGTCTCTTACACTAGCTCTCCTCAACAGCTTGCCA GTGTATTTTTTGGATGGTGAATCTATTCTAGAGGCAGCTTTGTGCCACTTCACCTTGCTGGGCCCAAGGAAGAGGGCAGAATTTTTACGAGCCTGTCTTTTAGGGGGAACTATCATTTGCGTGCTGGCCTTTGTCAGGATCTTCTTCTTCAACTTTTTGTAA
- the LOC110606312 gene encoding membrane-bound transcription factor site-2 protease homolog isoform X4, protein MEERRVRRYGRGQTNTLLPLRTAETRIRRLSNTISCWYCDYKISALNVPLFRFGRRHAGFLRVWFSIGVGFTLTALVVVTLILLWVLGSSLQIFRGNTELSNILSSIIFGFSPRVGILTMLYLFCFMDNVKILMLFLLLILSVQVYALRLSLADASYLLLSTLISISVHEFGHALAAASEGIQVEYIAIFVAVLFPGALVAFNYELLQILERFAALRLYCAGIWHNAVCCAACGLVLFLLPLILCPFYMHGNRPMVFDVPSTSPLSGYLSPGDVIMSLDGKHIHNEQEWMEMTSVIHERALQHSNHSENSIGFAMIHNRKGYCVPTSLIEESKKIHLVYNQSSCPDDLTEFVAIQCYGSSKLDDVSNGDDHLNKRESRLCLKATDVVKLNKCSDGWVTEITNGSSCICSQVYFLDGESILEAALCHFTLLGPRKRAEFLRACLLGGTIICVLAFVRIFFFNFL, encoded by the exons ATGGAGGAGAGGCGTGTAAGGAGGTACGGAAGGGGACAAACTAACACTCTTCTGCCCCTCCGAACCGCAGAAACTCGAATCCGCCGTCTATCAAACACCATTTCCTGCTGGTATTGCGATTACAAAATCTCAGCCTTGAATGTTCCCCTTTTCCGATTTGGAAGGAGGCATGCCGGATTTTTGCGTGTTTGGTTTTCAATTGGGGTCGGCTTTACCCTAACTGCATTGGTTGTAGTCACTCTG ATTCTTCTTTGGGTATTAGGCAGTTCTCTGCAGATTTTTCGTGGAAACACAGAGTTATCCAATATTCTCAGTTCCATAATATTTGGGTTTTCTCCTCGGGTTGGCATTTTGACGATGTTGTACTTATtttgttttatggacaatgtgaaAATACTGATGCTGTTTCtgcttctgattctttctgtgCAGGTCTATGCATTAAGACTTTCACTTGCTGATGCTTCTTATTTATTGCTTTCTACTTTGATATCAATATCTGTGCATGAATTTGGGCACGCCCTTGCTGCTGCAAG TGAGGGCATACAAGTGGAATACATAGCCATTTTTGTTGCAGTTCTTTTTCCTGGCGCTCTGGTGGCTTTCAATTATGAATTGCTGCAGATTTTAGAGCGGTTTGCTGCTCTTCGTCTGTACTGTGCTGGCATTTGGCATAATGCTGTG TGTTGTGCAGCTTGTGGATTGGTGTTATTTCTTCTACCCTTGATCTTGTGTCCTTTCTACATGCATGGCAATAGACCCATG GTTTTTGATGTGCCTTCTACTTCTCCTTTGTCGGGTTATTTGTCTCCTGGTGACGTGATCATGTCGTTGGATGGTAAACACATTCACAATGAACAAGAATGGATGGAGATGACTTCCGTAATACATGAACGAGCACTTCAACATTCAAATCATTCAGAAAATTCCATAGGTTTTGCCATGATCCACAACAGAAAGGGTTATTGTGTTCCTACTTCTCTGAttgaagaaagcaagaagattcATTTGGTATATAATCAATCATCTTGTCCTGATGACCTTACTGAATTTGTAGCCATTCAATGCTATGGTTCCAGTAAATTAGATGATGTGAGCAATGGAGACGATCATCTGAACAAAAGAGAGAGTAGGCTTTGCTTGAAGGCTACTGATGTTGTCAAACTTAATAAATGTAGTGATGGATGGGTTACAGAAATAACCAATGGAAGCAGCTGCATATGTTCGCAG GTGTATTTTTTGGATGGTGAATCTATTCTAGAGGCAGCTTTGTGCCACTTCACCTTGCTGGGCCCAAGGAAGAGGGCAGAATTTTTACGAGCCTGTCTTTTAGGGGGAACTATCATTTGCGTGCTGGCCTTTGTCAGGATCTTCTTCTTCAACTTTTTGTAA
- the LOC110606312 gene encoding membrane-bound transcription factor site-2 protease homolog isoform X3, which produces MEERRVRRYGRGQTNTLLPLRTAETRIRRLSNTISCWYCDYKISALNVPLFRFGRRHAGFLRVWFSIGVGFTLTALVVVTLILLWVLGSSLQIFRGNTELSNILSSIIFGFSPRVYALRLSLADASYLLLSTLISISVHEFGHALAAASEGIQVEYIAIFVAVLFPGALVAFNYELLQILERFAALRLYCAGIWHNAVCCAACGLVLFLLPLILCPFYMHGNRPMVFDVPSTSPLSGYLSPGDVIMSLDGKHIHNEQEWMEMTSVIHERALQHSNHSENSIGFAMIHNRKGYCVPTSLIEESKKIHLVYNQSSCPDDLTEFVAIQCYGSSKLDDVSNGDDHLNKRESRLCLKATDVVKLNKCSDGWVTEITNGSSCICSQDETCLSPVELPGLIWAEITYSSPYSPECLQVGRKSFPHSETADFTEDNCGGTFVFVGDVISMAHSIHLTSYQPRWAFGWSAYIPKVLEKSLIFTFQVSLTLALLNSLPVYFLDGESILEAALCHFTLLGPRKRAEFLRACLLGGTIICVLAFVRIFFFNFL; this is translated from the exons ATGGAGGAGAGGCGTGTAAGGAGGTACGGAAGGGGACAAACTAACACTCTTCTGCCCCTCCGAACCGCAGAAACTCGAATCCGCCGTCTATCAAACACCATTTCCTGCTGGTATTGCGATTACAAAATCTCAGCCTTGAATGTTCCCCTTTTCCGATTTGGAAGGAGGCATGCCGGATTTTTGCGTGTTTGGTTTTCAATTGGGGTCGGCTTTACCCTAACTGCATTGGTTGTAGTCACTCTG ATTCTTCTTTGGGTATTAGGCAGTTCTCTGCAGATTTTTCGTGGAAACACAGAGTTATCCAATATTCTCAGTTCCATAATATTTGGGTTTTCTCCTCGG GTCTATGCATTAAGACTTTCACTTGCTGATGCTTCTTATTTATTGCTTTCTACTTTGATATCAATATCTGTGCATGAATTTGGGCACGCCCTTGCTGCTGCAAG TGAGGGCATACAAGTGGAATACATAGCCATTTTTGTTGCAGTTCTTTTTCCTGGCGCTCTGGTGGCTTTCAATTATGAATTGCTGCAGATTTTAGAGCGGTTTGCTGCTCTTCGTCTGTACTGTGCTGGCATTTGGCATAATGCTGTG TGTTGTGCAGCTTGTGGATTGGTGTTATTTCTTCTACCCTTGATCTTGTGTCCTTTCTACATGCATGGCAATAGACCCATG GTTTTTGATGTGCCTTCTACTTCTCCTTTGTCGGGTTATTTGTCTCCTGGTGACGTGATCATGTCGTTGGATGGTAAACACATTCACAATGAACAAGAATGGATGGAGATGACTTCCGTAATACATGAACGAGCACTTCAACATTCAAATCATTCAGAAAATTCCATAGGTTTTGCCATGATCCACAACAGAAAGGGTTATTGTGTTCCTACTTCTCTGAttgaagaaagcaagaagattcATTTGGTATATAATCAATCATCTTGTCCTGATGACCTTACTGAATTTGTAGCCATTCAATGCTATGGTTCCAGTAAATTAGATGATGTGAGCAATGGAGACGATCATCTGAACAAAAGAGAGAGTAGGCTTTGCTTGAAGGCTACTGATGTTGTCAAACTTAATAAATGTAGTGATGGATGGGTTACAGAAATAACCAATGGAAGCAGCTGCATATGTTCGCAG GATGAAACTTGTTTAAGCCCTGTCGAGTTACCTGGGTTAATATGGGCTGAGATAACCTATTCAAGCCCTTATTCTCCAGAATGCTTGCAAGTTGGAAGGAAATCTTTTCCACACTCAGAAACTGCAGACTTCACTGAAGATAACTGTGGTGGGACTTTTGTCTTCGTTGGTGATGTGATCTCCATGGCGCACTCCATTCACTTAACTTCTTATCAACCACGTTGGGCTTTTGGTTGGAGTGCATATATTCCCAAAGTACTTGAAAAGAGCTTAATATTCACATTTCAAGTGTCTCTTACACTAGCTCTCCTCAACAGCTTGCCA GTGTATTTTTTGGATGGTGAATCTATTCTAGAGGCAGCTTTGTGCCACTTCACCTTGCTGGGCCCAAGGAAGAGGGCAGAATTTTTACGAGCCTGTCTTTTAGGGGGAACTATCATTTGCGTGCTGGCCTTTGTCAGGATCTTCTTCTTCAACTTTTTGTAA
- the LOC110606312 gene encoding membrane-bound transcription factor site-2 protease homolog isoform X1, which produces MEERRVRRYGRGQTNTLLPLRTAETRIRRLSNTISCWYCDYKISALNVPLFRFGRRHAGFLRVWFSIGVGFTLTALVVVTLILLWVLGSSLQIFRGNTELSNILSSIIFGFSPRVGILTMLYLFCFMDNVKILMLFLLLILSVQVYALRLSLADASYLLLSTLISISVHEFGHALAAASEGIQVEYIAIFVAVLFPGALVAFNYELLQILERFAALRLYCAGIWHNAVCCAACGLVLFLLPLILCPFYMHGNRPMVFDVPSTSPLSGYLSPGDVIMSLDGKHIHNEQEWMEMTSVIHERALQHSNHSENSIGFAMIHNRKGYCVPTSLIEESKKIHLVYNQSSCPDDLTEFVAIQCYGSSKLDDVSNGDDHLNKRESRLCLKATDVVKLNKCSDGWVTEITNGSSCICSQDETCLSPVELPGLIWAEITYSSPYSPECLQVGRKSFPHSETADFTEDNCGGTFVFVGDVISMAHSIHLTSYQPRWAFGWSAYIPKVLEKSLIFTFQVSLTLALLNSLPVYFLDGESILEAALCHFTLLGPRKRAEFLRACLLGGTIICVLAFVRIFFFNFL; this is translated from the exons ATGGAGGAGAGGCGTGTAAGGAGGTACGGAAGGGGACAAACTAACACTCTTCTGCCCCTCCGAACCGCAGAAACTCGAATCCGCCGTCTATCAAACACCATTTCCTGCTGGTATTGCGATTACAAAATCTCAGCCTTGAATGTTCCCCTTTTCCGATTTGGAAGGAGGCATGCCGGATTTTTGCGTGTTTGGTTTTCAATTGGGGTCGGCTTTACCCTAACTGCATTGGTTGTAGTCACTCTG ATTCTTCTTTGGGTATTAGGCAGTTCTCTGCAGATTTTTCGTGGAAACACAGAGTTATCCAATATTCTCAGTTCCATAATATTTGGGTTTTCTCCTCGGGTTGGCATTTTGACGATGTTGTACTTATtttgttttatggacaatgtgaaAATACTGATGCTGTTTCtgcttctgattctttctgtgCAGGTCTATGCATTAAGACTTTCACTTGCTGATGCTTCTTATTTATTGCTTTCTACTTTGATATCAATATCTGTGCATGAATTTGGGCACGCCCTTGCTGCTGCAAG TGAGGGCATACAAGTGGAATACATAGCCATTTTTGTTGCAGTTCTTTTTCCTGGCGCTCTGGTGGCTTTCAATTATGAATTGCTGCAGATTTTAGAGCGGTTTGCTGCTCTTCGTCTGTACTGTGCTGGCATTTGGCATAATGCTGTG TGTTGTGCAGCTTGTGGATTGGTGTTATTTCTTCTACCCTTGATCTTGTGTCCTTTCTACATGCATGGCAATAGACCCATG GTTTTTGATGTGCCTTCTACTTCTCCTTTGTCGGGTTATTTGTCTCCTGGTGACGTGATCATGTCGTTGGATGGTAAACACATTCACAATGAACAAGAATGGATGGAGATGACTTCCGTAATACATGAACGAGCACTTCAACATTCAAATCATTCAGAAAATTCCATAGGTTTTGCCATGATCCACAACAGAAAGGGTTATTGTGTTCCTACTTCTCTGAttgaagaaagcaagaagattcATTTGGTATATAATCAATCATCTTGTCCTGATGACCTTACTGAATTTGTAGCCATTCAATGCTATGGTTCCAGTAAATTAGATGATGTGAGCAATGGAGACGATCATCTGAACAAAAGAGAGAGTAGGCTTTGCTTGAAGGCTACTGATGTTGTCAAACTTAATAAATGTAGTGATGGATGGGTTACAGAAATAACCAATGGAAGCAGCTGCATATGTTCGCAG GATGAAACTTGTTTAAGCCCTGTCGAGTTACCTGGGTTAATATGGGCTGAGATAACCTATTCAAGCCCTTATTCTCCAGAATGCTTGCAAGTTGGAAGGAAATCTTTTCCACACTCAGAAACTGCAGACTTCACTGAAGATAACTGTGGTGGGACTTTTGTCTTCGTTGGTGATGTGATCTCCATGGCGCACTCCATTCACTTAACTTCTTATCAACCACGTTGGGCTTTTGGTTGGAGTGCATATATTCCCAAAGTACTTGAAAAGAGCTTAATATTCACATTTCAAGTGTCTCTTACACTAGCTCTCCTCAACAGCTTGCCA GTGTATTTTTTGGATGGTGAATCTATTCTAGAGGCAGCTTTGTGCCACTTCACCTTGCTGGGCCCAAGGAAGAGGGCAGAATTTTTACGAGCCTGTCTTTTAGGGGGAACTATCATTTGCGTGCTGGCCTTTGTCAGGATCTTCTTCTTCAACTTTTTGTAA
- the LOC110606312 gene encoding membrane-bound transcription factor site-2 protease homolog isoform X2 → MEERRVRRYGRGQTNTLLPLRTAETRIRRLSNTISCWYCDYKISALNVPLFRFGRRHAGFLRVWFSIGVGFTLTALVVVTLILLWVLGSSLQIFRGNTELSNILSSIIFGFSPRVGILTMLYLFCFMDNVKILMLFLLLILSVQVYALRLSLADASYLLLSTLISISVHEFGHALAAASEGIQVEYIAIFVAVLFPGALVAFNYELLQILERFAALRLYCAGIWHNAVCCAACGLVLFLLPLILCPFYMHGNRPMVFDVPSTSPLSGYLSPGDVIMSLDGKHIHNEQEWMEMTSVIHERALQHSNHSENSIGFAMIHNRKGYCVPTSLIEESKKIHLVYNQSSCPDDLTEFVAIQCYGSSKLDDVSNGDDHLNKRESRLCLKATDVVKLNKCSDGWVTEITNGSSCICSQDETCLSPVELPGLIWAEITYSSPYSPECLQVGRKSFPHSETADFTEDNCGGTFVFVGDVISMAHSIHLTSYQPRWAFGWSAYIPKVLEKSLIFTFQVSLTLALLNSLPNDGPSRNQNSVVEQSPNDKKQLPGFIRL, encoded by the exons ATGGAGGAGAGGCGTGTAAGGAGGTACGGAAGGGGACAAACTAACACTCTTCTGCCCCTCCGAACCGCAGAAACTCGAATCCGCCGTCTATCAAACACCATTTCCTGCTGGTATTGCGATTACAAAATCTCAGCCTTGAATGTTCCCCTTTTCCGATTTGGAAGGAGGCATGCCGGATTTTTGCGTGTTTGGTTTTCAATTGGGGTCGGCTTTACCCTAACTGCATTGGTTGTAGTCACTCTG ATTCTTCTTTGGGTATTAGGCAGTTCTCTGCAGATTTTTCGTGGAAACACAGAGTTATCCAATATTCTCAGTTCCATAATATTTGGGTTTTCTCCTCGGGTTGGCATTTTGACGATGTTGTACTTATtttgttttatggacaatgtgaaAATACTGATGCTGTTTCtgcttctgattctttctgtgCAGGTCTATGCATTAAGACTTTCACTTGCTGATGCTTCTTATTTATTGCTTTCTACTTTGATATCAATATCTGTGCATGAATTTGGGCACGCCCTTGCTGCTGCAAG TGAGGGCATACAAGTGGAATACATAGCCATTTTTGTTGCAGTTCTTTTTCCTGGCGCTCTGGTGGCTTTCAATTATGAATTGCTGCAGATTTTAGAGCGGTTTGCTGCTCTTCGTCTGTACTGTGCTGGCATTTGGCATAATGCTGTG TGTTGTGCAGCTTGTGGATTGGTGTTATTTCTTCTACCCTTGATCTTGTGTCCTTTCTACATGCATGGCAATAGACCCATG GTTTTTGATGTGCCTTCTACTTCTCCTTTGTCGGGTTATTTGTCTCCTGGTGACGTGATCATGTCGTTGGATGGTAAACACATTCACAATGAACAAGAATGGATGGAGATGACTTCCGTAATACATGAACGAGCACTTCAACATTCAAATCATTCAGAAAATTCCATAGGTTTTGCCATGATCCACAACAGAAAGGGTTATTGTGTTCCTACTTCTCTGAttgaagaaagcaagaagattcATTTGGTATATAATCAATCATCTTGTCCTGATGACCTTACTGAATTTGTAGCCATTCAATGCTATGGTTCCAGTAAATTAGATGATGTGAGCAATGGAGACGATCATCTGAACAAAAGAGAGAGTAGGCTTTGCTTGAAGGCTACTGATGTTGTCAAACTTAATAAATGTAGTGATGGATGGGTTACAGAAATAACCAATGGAAGCAGCTGCATATGTTCGCAG GATGAAACTTGTTTAAGCCCTGTCGAGTTACCTGGGTTAATATGGGCTGAGATAACCTATTCAAGCCCTTATTCTCCAGAATGCTTGCAAGTTGGAAGGAAATCTTTTCCACACTCAGAAACTGCAGACTTCACTGAAGATAACTGTGGTGGGACTTTTGTCTTCGTTGGTGATGTGATCTCCATGGCGCACTCCATTCACTTAACTTCTTATCAACCACGTTGGGCTTTTGGTTGGAGTGCATATATTCCCAAAGTACTTGAAAAGAGCTTAATATTCACATTTCAAGTGTCTCTTACACTAGCTCTCCTCAACAGCTTGCCA AATGACGGGCCTAGCAGAAATCAAAACTCTGTAGTGGAACAGTCCCCTAATGACAAAAAACAATTACCTGGATTCATCAGATTATAA